One region of Molothrus aeneus isolate 106 chromosome 1, BPBGC_Maene_1.0, whole genome shotgun sequence genomic DNA includes:
- the COLEC10 gene encoding collectin-10 yields MSSKKEQQLTTYGTLVVFFILQVQIFGFDVDNRPTTDVCSTHTILPGPKGDEGEKGDRGEVGKQGKVGPKGLKGNKGPVGDVGDQGMLGKIGPIGGKGDKGAKGLPGVSGKKGKAGTVCDCGRYRRFVGQLNINVARLNTSIKFLKNVIAGIRETDEKFYYIVKEEKNYREALIHCRDRGGSLAMPKDEATNALLADYISSSGLFRAFIGLNDMEREGQFVYADNSPLQNYSNWKQGEPHDPAGHEDCVEMFSTGEWNDSECQVTIYFVCEFLKKRK; encoded by the exons ATGAGCAGCAAGAAAGAACAACAGCTAACGACATATGGGACCCTTGTAGTGTTTTTTATCTTGCAAGTtcagatttttggttttgatgttGATAATCGACCTACAACAGATGTCTGCTCAACACACACAATTTTACCTGGACCAAAAG GGGATGAAGGTGAAAAGGGAGACAGAGGAGAAGTAGGCAAACAAGGAAAAGTTGGACCAAAAGGACTAAAAG GAAACAAAGGACCAGTGGGTGATGTTGGTGACCAGGGAATGCTTGGTAAAATTGGTCCAATTGGTGGAAAGG GTGACAAAGGAGCCAAAGGCTTACCAGgggtttcaggaaaaaaaggaaaagcag GCACGGTCTGTGACTGTGGGAGATACCGCAGATTTGTTGGACAGCTGAATATCAATGTTGCTCGTCTTAACACATCCATCAAGTTTCTGAAGAATG tTATAGCAGGTATCAGAGAGACAGATGAGAAATTCTATTACATtgtgaaagaagagaagaattaCAGAGAAGCCTTGAtccactgcagggacagaggaggaTCACTGGCCATGCCTAAAGATGAGGCAACCAATGCCTTGCTTGCTGACTACATCTCCAGCAGTGGCCTGTTCCGAGCCTTCATTGGGCTGAATGACATGGAAAGAGAAGGACAGTTTGTGTATGCAGACAACAGCCCACTGCAGAACTACAGTAACTGGAAGCAAGGGGAGCCTCATGACCCAGCTGGTCACGAGGACTGTGTGGAAATGTTCAGCACAGGAGAATGGAATGACTCTGAGTGCCAAGTCACCATCTACTTCGTCTGTGAATTCCTCAAGAAGAGGAAATAA